In Pseudomonas oryzicola, one DNA window encodes the following:
- the paaC gene encoding 1,2-phenylacetyl-CoA epoxidase subunit PaaC: MHKHDLIPYLLLLGDSALVHGQRLCEWCGRAPALEEELALMNVGLDLVGQARNWLEYAAELLDDDRDADALAFRRDERAYRNLLLVEQPNGDFAVTMTKQFLYDAWHFAVLQGLAGSRDERIAGIAGKALKEVTYHLRRSGEWVQRLGGGTEESRQRMLAAIPALWRFTVELTTGSDNEAQLAQAGIAADPATVGAAWLKKVSELFSSVELPLPKAASHFYLDGRKGLHTEHLGLLLAEMQFLPRAYPDATW, encoded by the coding sequence ATGCACAAGCACGATCTGATCCCTTATCTGCTGTTGCTCGGCGACAGCGCCCTGGTGCACGGCCAGCGCCTTTGTGAATGGTGTGGCCGGGCCCCGGCCCTGGAAGAAGAACTGGCCTTGATGAACGTGGGCCTCGACCTGGTCGGCCAGGCGCGTAACTGGCTGGAATACGCCGCCGAGTTGCTGGATGACGACCGTGATGCTGACGCCCTGGCCTTCCGTCGTGACGAGCGGGCCTATCGCAATCTGCTGCTGGTCGAGCAACCCAATGGCGATTTCGCCGTGACCATGACCAAGCAGTTCCTCTATGACGCCTGGCATTTCGCTGTGCTCCAGGGCCTGGCCGGTTCTCGTGACGAGCGTATTGCAGGCATCGCTGGCAAAGCCTTGAAAGAGGTCACCTACCACCTGCGCCGCTCCGGCGAATGGGTACAGCGCCTGGGCGGCGGCACCGAAGAAAGCCGCCAGCGCATGCTGGCAGCCATCCCGGCCCTGTGGCGCTTTACCGTTGAACTCACCACCGGCAGCGACAACGAGGCACAACTGGCCCAGGCCGGCATCGCTGCAGACCCGGCTACCGTTGGCGCAGCCTGGCTCAAGAAGGTTTCCGAGCTCTTCAGCTCGGTCGAACTGCCACTGCCCAAGGCCGCCAGCCACTTCTACCTGGACGGCCGCAAAGGCCTGCACACCGAGCACCTGGGCCTGCTGCTGGCCGAGATGCAGTTCCTGCCAAGGGCCTACCCCGATGCAACCTGGTGA
- the paaB gene encoding 1,2-phenylacetyl-CoA epoxidase subunit PaaB: protein MSVWTLYEVFVRSKHGLNHKHVGSVHAADAAMAIENARELYTRRSEGVSLWVVPSALITASSPDEKDPLFAPADDKVYRHASFYQLPDEVGHM from the coding sequence ATGTCTGTCTGGACCCTCTACGAAGTGTTCGTGCGCAGCAAGCACGGCCTTAACCACAAGCATGTCGGCAGCGTGCACGCTGCCGATGCGGCCATGGCCATCGAAAACGCCCGTGAGCTGTATACCCGCCGCAGCGAAGGCGTAAGCCTGTGGGTGGTACCCTCGGCCCTGATCACCGCCTCCTCCCCCGACGAGAAAGACCCGCTGTTCGCCCCGGCGGACGACAAGGTCTATCGCCATGCCAGCTTCTACCAACTGCCCGACGAAGTCGGGCACATGTGA
- the paaA gene encoding 1,2-phenylacetyl-CoA epoxidase subunit PaaA → MYAQLVETGVKRVKSLEEMSPEERNFQEKIDAEIKIEAKNWMPEAYRQTLIRQISQHAHSEIVGMLPEGNWVTRAPSLKRKLQLMAKIQDEAGHGLYLYSAMETLGAERDEEIAKLHSGKAKYSSIFNYPTLSWADMGAVGWLVDGAAIVNQVVLQRTSYGPYSRAMIRICKEESFHQRQGYEMLLTMMRHGTQAQRDMVQDAINRLWWPALMMFGPSDEHSPNSAQSMAWKIKRQTNDELRQRFIDQTVPQLELLGCTAPDPELKWNAERGHYDFGEIQWDEFYEVIKGNGPCNQERVATRRKAIEDGAWVREAAVAYARKQQNKNAA, encoded by the coding sequence ATGTACGCACAGCTAGTGGAAACCGGAGTCAAGCGCGTCAAGTCGCTGGAAGAGATGTCGCCCGAGGAGCGCAACTTCCAGGAAAAGATCGACGCCGAAATCAAGATCGAAGCCAAGAACTGGATGCCCGAGGCCTACCGCCAGACCCTGATCCGGCAGATCTCCCAGCACGCCCACTCGGAAATCGTCGGCATGCTGCCCGAAGGCAACTGGGTCACCCGTGCCCCCAGCCTCAAGCGCAAGCTGCAGCTGATGGCCAAGATCCAGGACGAAGCCGGCCACGGCCTGTACCTGTACAGCGCCATGGAGACCCTGGGCGCCGAGCGTGACGAAGAAATCGCCAAGCTGCACAGCGGCAAGGCCAAGTATTCGAGCATCTTCAACTACCCCACCCTCAGCTGGGCCGACATGGGCGCGGTTGGCTGGCTGGTGGATGGCGCCGCCATCGTCAACCAGGTGGTGCTGCAGCGCACCTCATATGGCCCTTATTCACGCGCCATGATTCGCATCTGCAAGGAAGAGAGCTTCCACCAGCGCCAGGGCTACGAAATGCTCCTGACCATGATGCGCCACGGCACCCAGGCCCAACGGGACATGGTCCAGGACGCTATCAACCGCCTGTGGTGGCCGGCGCTGATGATGTTCGGCCCCAGCGACGAACATTCCCCCAACAGTGCCCAGTCCATGGCCTGGAAGATCAAGCGCCAGACCAACGACGAACTGCGCCAGCGCTTCATCGACCAGACCGTGCCGCAGCTCGAACTGCTCGGCTGTACCGCCCCCGATCCCGAGTTGAAGTGGAACGCCGAACGCGGCCACTACGACTTCGGCGAGATCCAGTGGGACGAGTTCTACGAAGTGATCAAGGGCAATGGCCCGTGCAACCAGGAACGCGTTGCCACCCGACGCAAGGCCATCGAGGACGGCGCCTGGGTACGTGAGGCTGCGGTGGCGTACGCGCGCAAGCAACAGAACAAGAACGCCGCCTGA
- the paaK gene encoding phenylacetate--CoA ligase PaaK, which yields MNIYHDADRALLDPMETASVDALRQHQLERLRWSLKHAYDNVSLYRQRFTECGAHPDDLKCLEDLAKFPFTGKNDLRDNYPYGMFAVPQQEVVRLHASSGTTGKPTVVGYTQNDIDTWANVVARSIRAAGGRKGDKVHVSYGYGLFTGGLGAHYGAERLGCTVIPMSGGQTEKQVQLIRDFQPDIIMVTPSYMLNLADEIERQGIDPQDLKLRLGIFGAEPWTDELRRSIEQRLGIDALDIYGLSEIMGPGVAMECLETKDGPTIWEDHFYPEIIDPVTGAVLPDGQLGELVFTSLSKEALPMVRYRTRDLTRLLPGTARPMRRIGKITGRSDDMLIIRGVNVFPTQIEEQVLKIKQLSELYEIHLYRNCNLDSVEVHVELRAECQHLDEGQRKLLTGELTKQIKTYIGISTQVRLQPCGTLKRSEGKACHVFDKRLAS from the coding sequence ATGAACATCTACCATGATGCCGATCGTGCCCTGCTGGACCCGATGGAAACCGCCAGCGTCGACGCCCTGCGCCAGCACCAGCTGGAGCGCCTGCGCTGGAGCCTGAAGCACGCCTACGACAACGTGTCGCTGTATCGCCAGCGGTTCACCGAGTGCGGCGCCCACCCCGACGACCTCAAGTGCCTCGAAGACCTGGCGAAGTTCCCGTTCACCGGCAAGAACGACCTGCGCGACAACTACCCCTACGGCATGTTCGCCGTGCCCCAGCAAGAGGTGGTGCGCCTGCACGCCTCCAGTGGCACCACCGGCAAGCCGACGGTGGTGGGCTACACCCAGAACGACATCGATACCTGGGCCAATGTGGTCGCCCGCTCGATCCGTGCCGCGGGTGGACGCAAGGGCGATAAGGTGCATGTCTCCTACGGCTACGGCCTGTTCACCGGCGGGCTTGGCGCGCATTACGGTGCCGAGCGCCTGGGCTGCACGGTGATTCCCATGTCTGGCGGTCAGACCGAGAAGCAGGTGCAGCTGATCCGTGATTTCCAGCCCGACATCATCATGGTTACCCCGTCCTACATGCTTAACCTGGCCGACGAGATCGAGCGCCAGGGCATCGACCCGCAAGACCTCAAGCTGCGCCTGGGCATATTCGGCGCCGAACCTTGGACCGACGAGCTGCGCCGCTCTATCGAGCAACGGCTGGGCATCGATGCCCTCGACATTTATGGCCTGTCGGAAATCATGGGGCCTGGAGTGGCGATGGAGTGCCTTGAAACCAAGGATGGCCCGACCATCTGGGAGGACCATTTCTACCCCGAGATCATCGACCCGGTCACCGGTGCGGTGTTACCGGACGGCCAACTGGGCGAACTGGTGTTCACCTCGCTGAGCAAGGAAGCGTTGCCCATGGTGCGCTACCGCACCCGCGACCTCACTCGCCTGCTGCCCGGTACCGCCAGGCCAATGCGGCGGATCGGCAAGATCACCGGCCGCAGTGATGACATGCTGATCATTCGCGGGGTCAACGTGTTCCCGACCCAGATCGAGGAACAGGTGCTAAAAATAAAACAGCTTTCCGAGCTTTATGAGATTCATCTGTATCGCAATTGCAACCTGGATAGCGTCGAGGTGCATGTGGAACTGCGTGCGGAGTGTCAGCACCTCGATGAAGGCCAGCGCAAGCTGTTGACCGGGGAGCTGACCAAGCAGATCAAGACCTATATCGGCATCAGCACCCAGGTGCGCCTGCAGCCCTGCGGCACGCTCAAGCGTTCCGAGGGCAAGGCCTGCCACGTGTTCGACAAACGGTTGGCCAGCTGA
- the pcaF gene encoding 3-oxoadipyl-CoA thiolase, with translation MTEHTLADALIIDAVRTPIGRYAGALSGVRADDLAAIPLKALIQRHPELDWKAIDDVILGCANQAGEDNRNVAHMASLLAGLPIEVPGTTINRLCGSGLDAIGNAARALRCGEAGLMLAGGVESMSRAPFVMGKSEQAFGRAAELFDTTIGWRFVNPLMKAAFGTDSMPETAENVAQQFGISRADQDAFALRSQHKAAAAQARGRLAREIVPVEIPQRKGPAKVVEHDEHPRGDTTLEQLAMLGTPFRDGGSVTAGNASGVNDGACALLLASSAAARRHGLKARGRIVGMAVAGVEPRLMGIGPVPATRKVLELVGLSLADMDVIELNEAFAAQGLAVLRELGLADDDARVNRNGGAIALGHPLGMSGARLVTTALHELEETAGRYALCTMCIGVGQGIAMVIERL, from the coding sequence ATGACTGAACACACCCTGGCCGATGCCTTGATCATCGACGCCGTGCGCACCCCGATTGGCCGTTATGCCGGGGCCTTGAGCGGCGTGCGCGCCGATGACCTGGCCGCCATCCCGCTCAAGGCCCTGATCCAGCGCCACCCCGAACTGGACTGGAAAGCCATCGACGACGTCATCCTCGGCTGCGCCAACCAGGCTGGCGAGGACAACCGCAACGTCGCGCATATGGCCAGCTTGCTGGCCGGGTTGCCGATCGAAGTGCCGGGCACCACCATCAACCGCCTGTGTGGCTCCGGCCTGGACGCCATCGGCAATGCGGCCCGCGCCCTGCGCTGCGGCGAAGCTGGGCTGATGCTGGCCGGCGGCGTGGAGTCGATGTCACGCGCGCCGTTCGTCATGGGCAAGTCGGAGCAGGCGTTCGGCCGTGCGGCCGAACTGTTCGACACCACCATCGGCTGGCGTTTCGTCAACCCGCTGATGAAGGCGGCCTTCGGCACCGATTCGATGCCGGAAACGGCCGAGAACGTTGCGCAGCAGTTTGGTATTTCTCGCGCCGATCAGGACGCCTTCGCCCTACGCAGCCAGCACAAGGCCGCCGCTGCACAGGCACGCGGGCGCCTGGCACGGGAAATCGTGCCGGTCGAGATCCCGCAGCGCAAAGGCCCGGCCAAAGTGGTCGAGCACGACGAACATCCCCGCGGCGACACCACCCTGGAGCAACTGGCCATGCTGGGTACCCCGTTCCGCGACGGCGGCAGCGTCACCGCCGGCAATGCCTCCGGGGTCAACGATGGTGCCTGCGCCCTGCTGCTCGCCAGCAGCGCCGCCGCCCGCCGCCATGGCCTGAAGGCTCGCGGCCGCATCGTCGGCATGGCGGTGGCCGGGGTCGAACCACGGCTGATGGGCATCGGCCCGGTACCGGCTACCCGCAAGGTGCTGGAGCTTGTCGGGCTGTCGCTGGCCGACATGGACGTCATCGAACTCAACGAGGCTTTTGCCGCCCAGGGCCTTGCGGTACTGCGCGAGCTCGGCCTGGCCGACGACGACGCGCGGGTCAACCGCAACGGCGGTGCCATCGCCCTTGGCCACCCGTTGGGCATGAGCGGTGCACGTCTGGTCACCACCGCGTTGCACGAGCTGGAAGAAACCGCCGGACGCTACGCCCTGTGCACCATGTGCATCGGCGTTGGCCAAGGCATCGCGATGGTCATCGAACGCCTCTGA
- the paaI gene encoding hydroxyphenylacetyl-CoA thioesterase PaaI, with protein MTEVELAQACAEAMYARDQATQGLGIRLLEAGPGQACLRMPVRADMIQGHGTCHGGFLFALADSAFAFACNSYDQASVALGCSIDYLAPALRDDVLTARASEVSRKGRTGLYHVRIENQRGELVAMFHGKSYKVRGTVLAQETQDD; from the coding sequence ATGACTGAAGTCGAACTGGCACAAGCCTGTGCCGAGGCCATGTACGCACGCGACCAGGCCACCCAGGGCCTGGGCATCCGCCTGCTGGAAGCCGGCCCGGGCCAGGCATGCCTGCGCATGCCGGTACGCGCCGACATGATCCAGGGGCATGGCACCTGCCATGGTGGCTTCCTGTTCGCCCTGGCCGATTCGGCGTTTGCCTTCGCCTGCAACAGTTACGACCAGGCCAGCGTAGCGCTGGGCTGTAGCATCGACTACCTGGCCCCGGCGCTGCGCGATGACGTGCTTACCGCCCGCGCCAGCGAGGTCAGCCGCAAGGGCCGCACCGGCCTGTACCACGTCCGCATCGAGAACCAGCGCGGTGAGCTGGTGGCGATGTTCCATGGCAAATCCTACAAAGTGCGCGGCACCGTGCTGGCGCAGGAGACGCAAGATGACTGA
- the paaH gene encoding 3-hydroxyacyl-CoA dehydrogenase PaaH: protein MSALASNAQVAVIGAGAMGAGIAQVAAQAGHPVKLYDNRPGAAAQAVAGIDRQLARLVEKGKMQAAEREAISARLCPVDALEALADARLVIEAIVENLQVKQALFSQLEALCATDCILASNTSSLSITSLAAGLKRPHQVVGMHFFNPAPLMALVEVVSGLVTAPAIAACIHATAQAWGKQPVHTRSTPGFIVNRVARPFYAESLRLLQEGAADCASLDALLRDAGGFRMGAFELTDLIGHDVNYAVTCSVFDAFYGDFRFQPSLVQKELVDAGRLGRKTGQGFYSYAEGAERPQPAELHSPAIVDACVVEGDLGVMQPLAERLRQSGVAVTQRAGSGLIQVGDATLALSDGRLASQRAREDGLRNLVLLDLALDYSTATRLAISWSADTSDNARDQAVALLRRAGLKVTAVADLPGLVVLRTVAMLANEAADAVLQGVGSAADIDLAMRAGVNYPCGPLAWAANLGVPHTLRVLDNLQRSYGESRYRPSLLLRRCEAKGGTLHD from the coding sequence ATGAGCGCACTCGCAAGCAATGCCCAAGTGGCGGTGATCGGTGCAGGCGCCATGGGCGCAGGCATCGCCCAGGTTGCGGCCCAGGCCGGCCACCCGGTAAAGCTCTACGACAACCGCCCGGGCGCTGCCGCCCAGGCGGTGGCCGGCATAGACCGGCAACTTGCCCGCCTGGTGGAAAAAGGCAAGATGCAGGCTGCCGAGCGGGAAGCCATAAGCGCCCGGCTTTGCCCGGTAGACGCCCTCGAAGCCCTGGCCGATGCTCGCCTTGTGATCGAGGCCATCGTCGAGAACCTGCAGGTCAAGCAGGCGCTGTTCAGCCAGCTGGAAGCCTTGTGCGCCACCGACTGCATCCTCGCCAGCAACACTTCGTCGCTGTCCATCACCAGCCTCGCCGCCGGGCTGAAACGCCCGCACCAGGTGGTTGGCATGCACTTCTTCAACCCGGCGCCGCTGATGGCCCTGGTCGAAGTGGTGTCAGGCCTGGTCACCGCCCCGGCCATTGCCGCGTGCATTCATGCCACCGCCCAGGCTTGGGGCAAGCAGCCGGTGCACACGCGCTCCACGCCGGGCTTCATCGTCAACCGCGTGGCGCGGCCGTTCTACGCCGAAAGCCTGCGCCTGCTGCAGGAAGGCGCAGCCGATTGCGCCAGCCTCGATGCGCTGCTGCGTGATGCCGGTGGGTTCCGCATGGGCGCATTCGAACTCACCGACCTGATCGGCCACGATGTGAATTACGCCGTTACCTGTTCGGTCTTCGATGCGTTCTATGGCGACTTCCGCTTCCAGCCTTCGCTTGTGCAAAAAGAACTGGTGGACGCGGGCCGCCTCGGGCGCAAGACCGGCCAGGGCTTCTATAGCTATGCCGAAGGCGCCGAACGCCCGCAGCCAGCCGAACTGCATAGCCCCGCCATAGTCGATGCCTGTGTCGTCGAAGGCGACCTGGGGGTGATGCAGCCTCTGGCCGAACGCCTGCGCCAAAGCGGCGTCGCCGTGACCCAGCGCGCCGGCAGCGGCCTGATCCAGGTGGGCGATGCCACCCTGGCGTTGTCCGATGGCCGCCTGGCCAGCCAGCGCGCCCGGGAAGATGGCCTGCGCAATCTGGTGCTGCTCGACCTGGCCCTGGACTACAGCACCGCCACCCGCCTCGCCATCAGCTGGTCGGCCGACACCAGCGATAACGCTCGCGACCAGGCGGTGGCCTTGCTGCGGCGTGCCGGCCTGAAGGTAACGGCGGTCGCCGACCTGCCCGGCCTGGTGGTGCTGCGTACCGTGGCGATGCTGGCCAACGAGGCCGCCGATGCCGTGCTGCAAGGTGTCGGCAGCGCCGCCGACATCGACCTGGCCATGCGCGCCGGCGTCAACTACCCCTGCGGCCCGCTGGCCTGGGCCGCGAACCTCGGCGTCCCCCACACCCTGCGCGTGCTCGACAACCTGCAGCGCAGCTACGGCGAGAGCCGCTACCGCCCTTCCCTGCTGTTACGCCGCTGCGAAGCCAAAGGAGGCACCCTGCATGACTGA
- the paaG gene encoding 2-(1,2-epoxy-1,2-dihydrophenyl)acetyl-CoA isomerase PaaG, translating into MTFQHILFSIEDGVALLSLNRPEQLNSFNTAMHLEVREALKQVRQSSEARVLLLTAEGRGFCAGQDLSDRNVAPGAEMPDLGESIDKFYNPLVRTLRDLPLPVVCAVNGVAAGAGANIPLACDLVLAARSASFIQAFCKIGLVPDSGGTWLLPRLVGMARAKALAMLGERLGAERAQQWGLIHRVVDDAALRDEALTLARQLATQPTYGLALIKRSLNASFDNGFDEQLELERDLQRLAGRSEDYREGVSAFMNKRTPAFKGR; encoded by the coding sequence ATGACTTTCCAGCACATCCTGTTTTCCATCGAGGACGGCGTCGCCCTCCTCTCGTTGAATCGCCCCGAGCAGCTGAACAGCTTCAATACCGCCATGCACCTGGAGGTGCGCGAGGCGCTCAAGCAAGTACGCCAGAGCAGCGAAGCCCGGGTGTTGTTGCTGACTGCCGAAGGCCGGGGTTTCTGCGCCGGCCAGGACCTGTCCGACCGAAACGTCGCCCCGGGCGCCGAGATGCCGGACCTGGGCGAATCGATCGACAAGTTCTACAACCCGCTGGTGCGCACCCTGCGCGACCTGCCGCTGCCGGTGGTTTGTGCAGTGAACGGCGTGGCAGCCGGCGCCGGTGCCAACATCCCGCTGGCCTGCGACCTGGTGCTGGCGGCCCGCTCGGCCAGCTTCATCCAGGCCTTCTGCAAGATCGGCCTGGTACCCGACTCCGGCGGCACCTGGCTGCTGCCGCGCCTGGTCGGCATGGCACGGGCCAAGGCTCTGGCGATGCTGGGCGAGCGCCTGGGCGCCGAACGGGCTCAGCAATGGGGGCTGATCCACCGCGTGGTGGACGATGCCGCGTTGCGTGACGAAGCCCTCACCCTCGCCCGCCAGCTCGCCACCCAGCCCACTTACGGTCTGGCCCTGATCAAGCGCAGCCTGAACGCCAGTTTCGACAACGGTTTCGATGAACAGCTGGAGCTGGAGCGCGACCTGCAGCGCCTGGCCGGGCGCAGCGAGGATTATCGCGAAGGCGTGAGTGCCTTCATGAACAAGCGCACGCCGGCATTCAAGGGGCGTTGA
- the paaF gene encoding 2,3-dehydroadipyl-CoA hydratase PaaF has protein sequence MPRYLDVQAPEHGVQLITLQRPEALNALCTELLAELAAALEAAGQDEQTRAVVITGSRKAFAAGADIREMAERDLVGILNDPRVAHWQSIAAFAKPLIAAVNGYALGGGCELVMCADIIIAGSDARFGQPEINLGIIPGAGGTQRLLRIVGKPLAMQMVLTGEAITAPHALQAGLVSEITQPELTVERALHIARSIAAKAPLAVRLAKEALLKAGDTDLASGLRFERHAFTLLAGTADRDEGIRAFQEKRQARFQGR, from the coding sequence ATGCCGCGATATCTCGATGTGCAGGCGCCTGAACACGGCGTCCAGCTCATTACCCTGCAACGGCCCGAGGCGCTCAACGCCCTGTGCACCGAGCTACTGGCAGAGCTGGCCGCTGCGCTGGAAGCGGCCGGGCAAGACGAACAGACCCGCGCGGTGGTCATCACCGGCAGCCGCAAGGCATTCGCCGCAGGCGCCGATATCCGCGAGATGGCCGAGCGCGACCTGGTCGGCATCCTCAACGACCCCCGGGTGGCCCACTGGCAAAGCATCGCCGCCTTCGCCAAGCCACTGATCGCCGCCGTCAACGGCTACGCCCTGGGTGGCGGCTGCGAACTGGTGATGTGTGCCGACATCATCATCGCCGGCAGCGACGCCCGTTTCGGCCAGCCGGAAATCAACCTCGGCATCATCCCCGGTGCCGGTGGAACCCAGCGCCTGCTACGGATAGTAGGCAAGCCGCTGGCCATGCAAATGGTGCTGACCGGTGAAGCCATCACCGCCCCTCATGCATTGCAGGCCGGGCTGGTCAGCGAAATCACCCAGCCGGAACTCACCGTAGAACGCGCCCTGCACATCGCCCGCAGCATCGCCGCCAAGGCCCCGCTGGCAGTGCGCCTGGCCAAGGAAGCGTTGCTCAAGGCCGGCGATACCGACCTGGCCAGCGGCCTGCGTTTCGAACGGCATGCCTTCACCTTGCTGGCCGGCACTGCCGACCGCGACGAAGGTATCCGTGCCTTCCAGGAAAAACGCCAGGCCCGCTTCCAGGGCCGCTGA
- the paaY gene encoding phenylacetic acid degradation protein PaaY, with protein MPCYRLDGLTPVVDPTAYVHPSAVLIGDVIIGPRCYVGPLASLRGDFGRIVLEEGANLQDTCVMHGFPGGDTVVERNGHIGHGAVLHGCRIGEDALIGMNAVVMDGARVAPRCIVAATAFVKAGFECAAQSLVMGSPAQVKRSLGEQELAWKQRGTAEYQHLAQRCMNSMVECLPLNQAEPERQRMQDTGVRPKGPAPA; from the coding sequence ATGCCTTGCTATCGACTGGACGGCCTGACGCCCGTGGTTGATCCGACAGCTTATGTGCATCCCAGCGCCGTGCTGATTGGCGATGTCATCATCGGCCCTCGCTGCTACGTAGGTCCGCTGGCATCACTGCGGGGGGATTTCGGCCGCATCGTGCTGGAAGAAGGGGCCAACCTGCAGGACACCTGCGTGATGCATGGCTTCCCCGGTGGCGACACCGTGGTCGAACGCAACGGGCACATCGGGCACGGCGCCGTCTTGCATGGCTGCCGCATCGGTGAGGACGCCTTGATCGGCATGAACGCCGTGGTCATGGACGGTGCCCGGGTGGCGCCGCGCTGCATCGTAGCGGCCACTGCATTCGTCAAGGCGGGTTTCGAATGCGCAGCACAAAGCCTGGTGATGGGCTCACCAGCCCAGGTCAAACGTTCACTGGGCGAACAGGAACTGGCCTGGAAGCAACGCGGCACGGCCGAGTACCAACACCTGGCACAACGTTGCATGAATAGCATGGTGGAATGCCTGCCACTGAACCAAGCCGAGCCCGAACGCCAACGCATGCAAGACACCGGCGTCAGGCCCAAGGGCCCGGCACCGGCATGA